A single region of the Gasterosteus aculeatus chromosome 1, fGasAcu3.hap1.1, whole genome shotgun sequence genome encodes:
- the snrpd2 gene encoding small nuclear ribonucleoprotein Sm D2 — MSLLTKPKSEMSPEELQKREEEEFNTGPLSVLTQSVKNNTQVLINCRNNKKLLGRVKAFDRHCNMVLENVKEMWTEVPKSGKGKKKSKPVNKDRYISKMFLRGDSVIIVLRNPLITGK; from the exons AT gagtcTGTTGACAAAGCCCAAGTCGGAGATGAGCCCGGAGGAGCTCCAGAAACGAGAAGAAGAGGAGTTCAACACGGGCCCTCTGTCGGTGCTCACCCAGTCCGTCAAGAACAACACTCAGGTCCTCATCAACTGCCGTAACAACAAGAAGCTGCTCGGACGAGTCAAGGCCTTCGACAG GCACTGCAACATGGTCTTGGAGAATGTGAAGGAGATGTGGACGGAAGTTCCCAAGAGCGGGAAGGGAAAGAAGAAGTCTAAGCCCGTGAATAAGGACCGCTACATTTCTAAAATGTTCCTCAGGGGGGACTCGGTCATCATCGTGCTGAGAAACCCTCTGATCACGGGAAAATAA